Genomic DNA from Anoplopoma fimbria isolate UVic2021 breed Golden Eagle Sablefish chromosome 22, Afim_UVic_2022, whole genome shotgun sequence:
CTTTGCCCTTTTCACCCCCTTACCAAGGTCGTAGAAGGTCGAGAGGGGTACCAAACGAACCGCAATGGCCGACTTAGGTGGGGTATACTCAACTTCTAAGTTAACTACAGTCAGACTAAAGGAATAAACACAGCTACAGTCAGACTAAAGGAATAAACACAGCTACAGTCAGaactaaagtaataaacacagctacagtcagaactaaagtaataaacacagctacagtcagaactaaagtaataaacacagcaacagtcagaactaaagtaataaacacagctacagtcagtaataaacacagctacagtcagaactaaagtaataaacacaactaaagtaataaacacagctacagtcagaactaaagtaataaacacagctacagtcataactaaagtaataaacacagcaacagtcagaactaaagtaataaacacagctacagtcagaactaaagtaataaacacagcAACAGTCAGAACTAAAGTAATAAACAGTCAGAACTAAAGTAATACAGTCAGaactaaagtaataaacacagcaacagtcagaactaaagtaataaacacagcTACAGTCATAACTAAAGTAATAACAGTCAgactaaagtaataaacacagctacagtcagaactaaagtaataaacacagctacagtcagaactaaagtaataaacacagcaacagtcagaactaaagtaataaacacagctaaagtaataaacacagcaacagtcagaactaaagtaataaacacagcaacagtcagaactaaagtaataaacacagctacagtcagaactaaagtaataaacacagcTACAGTCAGAACTAAGGTAATAAACACAGCTACAGTCATaactaaagtaataaacacagcaacagtcagaactaaagtaataaacacagctacagtcagaactaaagtaataaacacagcaacagtcagaactaaagtaataaacacagctacagtcagaactaaagtaataaacacagcTACAGTCAGAACTAAGGTAATAAACACAGCCACAGTCAGAACTAAGGTAATTACCAGAACAGAAGACAATAGAATAGATAACATTAGAAGACAGtagatgtagtagtagtagtgacGATGGAAAGAGGAAATAAGAGGCGacagacactcaggtgactagTATTATTTATGTCGGTGGTTTGATTTCTATATAAAAACACTTGGCACACTTGAGTTAACCTGACTGGTTTTACATTCAGCCTTCAGACAAGAAAACAGGGTACAGAAAACATCAAATGCACATCAGCTGATCACCAGGTCACACCCACTGATGTTTCTTTATCATGGCTGCCTCAATTGTTTGATCACTCTTTAAATCTGTCATTCAAGTGCAACTGCtgaactacatttcccacaatggagctgcagcagatctCACTGATTCGCTGAGTTTTATCCAGTGGTTGGTTAGAGGGAAGTTCAGCTTTCAATGTCGTTTATCTgatgttttctgtctctattgcaataaataaatacataccaTCCTGCAGCACTGACTGACACATTAAGCTTTCTTCAGCTATGCAACGAAACAAATAAGGCTAGAGATTATTATTAAGTTGCCATGGAAACTCATCAACATCCACAATGGCACAATCAGAAGATACTGTtgggtttgattgacagcatgCAGTTAAATGAGCTAGAGTCCACTCTTCAGTCTTTCTGAAGCAGGAAGTCAAAGGTCACGGTCGATCCGACTGTTCAAACCTCTGACTGATCTTCGGTCGCCATGGTAACAGTGTTAAAGCTGCAGGTGCAGCCGGTTTACATTCAGCCTGCTGGGCTCGTCTCATTAACAAATACTGCGTGTtgctctgtctttcttttttcatttccatctGTCTTAACGATCCAGATCATCGATTCTGTTCCCTCCATCACCCTCTTTCTCCTGATTCtcaccctctttctccctctgcttctccttctccccctccttctccctctccctctccttctccttctccctctgcttctccttctccttctccccctccttctccttctccctctccttctccttctccttctcattctcattctccctcaccctctccttctctctctgcttctccttctccttctccctctgcttctccctctgcttttccttttctttttccttttccttctccttctcgctctccctctgcttctccttctccctctgcttttcattctccttttccttttccttttccttctccttctccttctcctcgctctccctctgcttctccttctccttctccgtctgcttttccttctccttttccttttccttttccttctcgctctccctctctttctccttctccctcactGCTCCCTGGTTCTTCAGGTCCTGAAATACCTCGGTGAAGAAGTGTGGGTCGGCATTAATTTGCAGCATGTCAGCGCTCAGCCAGTCGATTAGCTCCAGCGCTCGCTCCCAGAATGCATCACGGCTGGACTCCACCAGGAAAGGTTTCAGGGGGTATGAGATCTCATTTCCCAGGTAGGAGTAGGCCAGGTAGAGACAAGTGAGGAAGGTAGCGTGGAGTTCCTGCTCTGAAGAAATGTCCTCGTCCACCGCCTCCCTGCACAGCAGGTACACAAAGACCAGACTGGCTGGACTGATGAAGCACTGGTCCTGCAGGGGGACAGAAAAGTAGTATTACTACTACAGAAACAGAACAAGTAGTActacagagaggagacaagtAGTACTGCAGGGATAAGATAAAAGTGTGTACCAGATGTACAGGTCTGGGGACTAgctgtagaggtctggggactagatgtagaggtctggggactaggtGTAGAGGTCTGCATACCAAATGTACAGGTCTGGGGACTAggtgtagaggtctggggactagatgtagaggtctggggactaggtgtagaggtctggggactaggtgtacaggtctggggactagatgtaCAGGTCTCCGGaatagatgtagaggtctggggtctaaaTGTAGAGGTCTGgagactagatgtagaggtctggggactagattAATAGGTCTGCGTACCAAATGTACAGGTCTGGGGACTAggtgtagaggtctggggacagGATGTTGAGGTCTGGAggctagatgtagaggtctggggactagattAATAGATCTGCGTACCAAATGTACAGGTCTGGACACTAGATGTACAGGTCTCCagactagatgtagaggtctggggtctaaatgtagaggtctggggactagatgtaCAGGTCTGGGGATTAGATGTacaggtctggggactagatgtagaggtctggggtctaaatgtacaggtctggggactagatgtacaggtctggggactagatgtaCAGGTATCcggactagatgtagaggtctggggtctaaaTGTAGAGGTATGGGGACTAGATGTCGAGGTCTTGGGACTGGGgttagaggtctggggtctagattAATAGGTCTGCGTACCAAATGTACAGGTCTGGGGACTAggtgtagaggtctggggactaggtgtagaggtctggggacagGATGTTGAGGTCTGGAGACTAGATTAATAGGTCTGCGTACCAAATGTACAGGTCTGGGGACTAggtgtagaggtctggggactaggtGTAGAGGTCTTGGGACTAgttgtagaggtctggggaTTAGATTAATAGGTCTGCGTACCAAATGTACAGGTCTGGACACTAGATGTACAGGTCTCCagactagatgtagaggtctggggtctaaatgtagaggtctggggactagatgtacaggtctggggactagatgtaCAGGTATCcggactagatgtagaggtctagGGTCTAAATGTAGAGGTATGGGGACTAGATGTCGAGGTCTTGGGACTGGGgttagaggtctggggtctagattAATAGGTCTGCGTACCAAATGTACAGGTCTGGGGACTAggtgtagaggtctggggactaggtgtagaggtctggggactagatgtagaggtctggggactaggtGTAGAGGTCTGCGTACCAAATGTACAGGTCTGGGGACTAggtgtagaggtctggggagtaggtgtagaggtctggggactaggtgtacaggtctggggactagatgtaCAGGTCTCcggactagatgtagaggtctggggtctaaaTGTAGAGGTCTGgagactagatgtagaggtctggggactagattAATAGGTCTGCATACCAAATGTACAGGTCTGGGGACAGGATGTACAGGTCTGGGGATTAGATGTacaggtctggggactagatgtagaggtctggggtctaaatgtacaggtctggggactagatgtacaggtctggggactagatgtaCAGGTATCcggactagatgtagaggtctggggtctaaaTGTAGAGGTATGGGGACTAGATGTCGAGGTCTTGGGACTGGGgttagaggtctggggtctagattAATAGGTCTGCGTACCAAATGTACAGGTCTGGGGACTAggtgtagaggtctggggactaggtgtagaggtctggggacagGATGTTGAGGTCTGGAGACTAGATTAATAGGTCTGCGTACCAAATGTACAGGTCTGGACACTAGATGTACAGGTCTCCagactagatgtagaggtctggggtctaaatgtagaggtctggggactagatgtaCAGGTCTGGGGATTAGATGTacaggtctggggactagatgtagaggtctggggtctaaatgtacaggtctggggactagatgtacaggtctggggactagatgtaCAGGTATCcggactagatgtagaggtctggggtctaaaTGTAGAGGTATGGGGACTAGATGTCGAGGTCTTGGGACTGGGgttagaggtctggggtctagattAATAGGTCTGCGTACCAAATGTACAGGTCTGGGGACTAggtgtagaggtctggggactaggtgtagaggtctggggacagGATGTTGAGGTCTGGAGACTAGATTAATAGGTCTGCGTACCaaatgtagaggtctggggactaggtgtagaggtctggggactaggtGTAGAGGTCTTGGGACTAgttgtagaggtctggggaTTAGATTAATAGGTCTGCGTACCAAATGTACAGGTCTGGACACTAGATGTACAGGTCTCCagactagatgtagaggtctggggtctaaaTGTAGAGTTCTGGGGACTAGATGTACAGGTCTGGGaactagatgtagaggtctggggtctaaaTGTAGAGGTATGGGGACTAGATGTTGAGGTCTTGGGACTGGGgttagaggtctggggtctagataTAGAGGTCTGGGGACAGGATGTAGAGGTCTGGAGACTAGATGTAGAGATCTGGGGACAGGATGTTGAGGTCTTgggactagatgtagaggtctagAGACTacatgtagaggtctggggacaggatgtagaggtctggagactagatgtagaggtATGGGGTCTAGATGTCGAGGTCTTgggactagatgtagaggtctggagactagatgtagaggtATGGGGTCTAGATGTCGAGGTCTTGGGACTAGGTgaagaggtctggggactagatgtagaggtctggagactagatgtagaggtctggggtctagcTGTCAAGGTCTGtggactagatgtagaggtctggggactagatgtagaggCCTGGGGACTAGGTGTAGAGGTGTGGGGTCTAGCTGTCGAGGTCTGtggactagatgtagaggtctggggactagatgtagaggtctggagactagatgtagaggtctggggtctagcTGTCGAGGTCTGtggactagatgtagaggtctggggactagatgtagaggtctggggactaggtGTAGAGGTCTTGGGACTAGGGTTAGAGGTCTGGAGTCTAGATGTTGAGGTCTTGGGACTAGATGTCGAGGTCTTGGGACTGGGgttagaggtctggggtctagataTAGAGGTCTGGGGACAGTATGTAGAGGTCTGGAGAccagatgtagaggtctggggactatatgtagaggtctggggtctagatgtagagATCTGGGGACAGGATGTAGAGGTCTGGAGAccagatgtagaggtctggggactagatgtagaggtctggagactagatgtacaggtctggggactagatgtagaggtctggggactagatgtGGAGGTCTGGGGTCTAAATGTAGAGGTCTGgagactagatgtagaggtctggggactagattAATAGGTCTGCGTACCAAATGTACAGGTCTGGGGACTAggtgtagaggtctggggacagGATGTTGAGGTCTGgagactagatgtagaggtctggggactagattAATAGGTCTGCGTACCAAATGTACAGGTCTGGGGACTAggtgtagaggtctggggacagGGTGTTGAGGTCTGgagactagatgtagaggtctggggacagGATGTTGAGGTCTTgggactagatgtagaggtctggagactagatgtagaggtctggggactagattAATAGGTCTACATACCAAATGTACAGGTCTGGGGACTAggtgtagaggtctggggactaggtgtagaggtctggggacagGATGTTGAGGTCTGgagactagatgtagaggtctggggacagGATGTTGAGGTCTTgggactagatgtagaggtctggagactagatgtagaggtctggggactagattAATAGGTCTGCGTACCAAATGTACAGGTCTGGGGACTAGGTGTACAGGTCTCCcgactagatgtagaggtctggggactagatgtTGAGGTCTTGGGACTGGGgttagaggtctggggtctagatgttGAGGTCTTGGGCCTGGGGTTAGAGGTCTGGGGACAGGATGTAGAGTAAAGACCTGCCAGCCTTGAACCAGCAGCGTTCTGTCCACGTTTCTGAACCAAAGGACAATCTGATTGGACGACAGCTCCTTCAGTTTGACACAACGCCGACACAGGAAGTCAGAAAGACAACGAAGGAGCTCGCCTGTGGACGCCTGCAGAggaaaggagacaaggagagggcaccaggagaggagagagaaggtaAGGAGATcaggagagaggagaccaggagagaggagacaaggagaggtgacaggtagagaggagaccaggagagaggagacaaggagaagagaccaggagagaggagacaaggagaggtgACCAGGatagaggaaacaaggagaggtgacaggagagaggagacaaggagagaggaaacaaggagaagaGACCAGGAGAGAAGAGACAGGGGGAGgtgacaggagagaggagacaaggagaagagaccaggagagaggagacaaggagaggtgACCAGGATAGAGGAGACAAGTAGAGgtgacaggagagaggagacaaggagagaggagacaaagagaagagacCAGGATAAAAGAGACCAGGAGAGAGGAGTCATCACCGTAAtagaaaatattcatatatatatgtgtatatatgtgtgtatacatgtgtatatatatatatttgtatatatatgtgtatatatatatatatatatatatatatatatatatatatatatatatataaatatatatatgtgtatatatatacatatatatatacatatatatatgtatacacatacatatatatatatatatgtatacacatacatacatatatatatatatatatatatatatatatatatatatatatatatatatatatatatatatatatatatatatgtgtgtatatatacagcgggtaaaataagtattgaacacgccaccatttttctcagtaaatatatttctaaaggtgctattgacatgacattttcaccagatgtcggtaacaacccaagtaatccatacatacaaagaaaaccaaacaaagaagttcagaaattaagttatgtgtaataaaatggaatgacacagggaaaaagtattgaacacatgaagaaagggaggtgcaaaaaggcatggaaagacaagacaccagctgaaatctatcagtaattagaaagcaatcccgccccttgtcagtgcaaatgaatatcagctggttcagtcccaactgatggcctataaaaaggtgtctcattaccaaggtgtcacacaagaaacatctcatgatgggtaaaagcaaagagctctctcaagaccttcacaaccttattgttgcagaacatactgatggcattggttccagaaggatttctaaacttctgaatgttccagtgagcactgttggggccataatccggaagtggaaagaacatcatttcaccataaaccggccacgaccagatgctcctcgcaagatttctgacagaggagtgaaaagaattatcagaagagttgtccaagagctaaggaccacttgtggagatcttcagaaagacctggaattagcaggtacaattgtttcaaagaaaacaataagtaatgcactcaaccgccgtggcctgtatgcacgctcaccacgcaagactccattgctgaagaaaaagcatgttgaagctcgtttaaagtttgctgcacaacatttagacaagcctgtgaaatactgggagaatatagtctggtcagatgagaccaacatggaactctttggaggccataatacacaccatgtttggaggtcaaatggcactgcacatcaccccaaaaacaccataccaacagtggagtttggaggtggaacatcatggtgtggggctgtttttcagcatacagcaccggcaaacttcatataattgaaggaaggatgaatggaaaaatgtaccgagacattcttgatgaaaatctgctgccatctaccaggatgatgaagatgaaacgagggtggacatttcagcaagacaatgaccccaaacacacagccaaggaaactctccattggtttcagagaaagaaaataaagctgctagaatggcccagccaatcacctgacttgaatccaatagaaactctatggaaagaactaaagatcagagttcatagaagaggcccacggaaccttcaagatctgaagactgtttgtgtggaagaatgggccaaaatcacacctgagcaatgcatgccactagtttctccatacaggaggcgtcttgaagctgtcgttaccaacaaaggcttctgtaccaagtattaaatacatttcagtaagcgtgttcaatacgttttccctgtgtcattccatttgattacacataacttaatttctgaacttatttgtttggttttctttgtatgtatggattacttgggttgttaccgacatctggtgaacatttcatgtcaatagcacctttagaaatatatttactgagaaaaatgttgacgtgttcaatacttattttacccgctgtatgtatatgtgtatatatatatatacgcatatacagtacacatatatatatatgtgtatatgtgcatatataaaatgtactgagtcaaccacacacatgcatgcacacacacacccatgcatgcacacacacacgcacacacacacacacacacctgcaccaCCACCCTCCGCGGTGAGATGATCAGGTCAGGCCTTCCCTGGTTCTGGTTCCGGGTGTGATCCGGAACGGTGGGTACGGGTACCGGGATGGGTCCGTGTCGGTGCACGGCCTTCAGCGCTCTGTGGCGCGTGTCGACGGCCTCCTGCTCCTGGTGCTCCCGCTGCGCGTGCCCGAGCTCGGACGCCGCGGGTTTCACCTTCTTCCCGCCCTTCCTCTTGGCTCGTGCAGCCACGAGGCGTTTCTTCCAGCTGAGCGCGTGCAGCAGCACCGGGTgccgcttcttcttcttcttcttcttcttctcatccttctcctcttcctcctcgcgGGGCTCCAGCGGCTTCTGCACCGCGAGCTCCTCCGGCCCTCGAGCCGCGGCTTTCCGCGAGCCCGGAGACAGAGACAGCGCTGTTCCCATGACGACGAGCACACCGAGCAGAGCGAGCCTTTCTGCagcagcggaggaggaggaggagctgtctgtctgtcctcctgtctgtctgtctgtctgtctgtccgttaAACCGTTAAGAGCAGAGATCCAGCATGAACACAAATCTCCATCACTCCTCCATCTTGTCCGTTCTTCTGTCCACCGGCCCGGTGCACCGGTCTGGATGtgtcccctctctgtctccacctgtctgtctgtgtctctgtgacGCAGACTGgtggacagagagggggggtcCTGCAGAGACGCTGTCCGCGGTGCTGAAACGGTTTCACTCTGCAGTGAGgctgattaaatatatataatataatatatatatatatatatatatatatatatatatatatatataatataatataatataatatatatatataatatatattatataatataatatataaatatatatataatatatattatataatataatatataaatatatatataatataatataatatatatatataatataatatatattaataatatatataatgtaatgtaatatataataataataacaccgACACGTGGtggttattgttattaataataataataataat
This window encodes:
- the LOC129111542 gene encoding cyclin-dependent kinase 5 activator 1-like; the encoded protein is MGTALSLSPGSRKAAARGPEELAVQKPLEPREEEEEKDEKKKKKKKKRHPVLLHALSWKKRLVAARAKRKGGKKVKPAASELGHAQREHQEQEAVDTRHRALKAVHRHGPIPVPVPTVPDHTRNQNQGRPDLIISPRRVVVQASTGELLRCLSDFLCRRCVKLKELSSNQIVLWFRNVDRTLLVQGWQDQCFISPASLVFVYLLCREAVDEDISSEQELHATFLTCLYLAYSYLGNEISYPLKPFLVESSRDAFWERALELIDWLSADMLQINADPHFFTEVFQDLKNQGAEREKEKEGEKEKEKQREKEKEREREKEGEKEKQREKEGENQEKEGDGGNRIDDLDR